The Mytilus edulis chromosome 12, xbMytEdul2.2, whole genome shotgun sequence genome contains a region encoding:
- the LOC139497575 gene encoding cholecystokinin receptor type A-like encodes MSSNGTNGTRTSLSEIEYEEFLDNCIPATIFLIFLSVVGTIGNIHTILVYMLSPIISNYSVRVLIIWIASIDLTACIFGMPFENFVMRYNYTFASAGACKFFKFLSHISTRASTLLLTAIAIERYKIVVKNSPILITNSQRSNAISAFLLVLSVILSIPAVVFYGLNENKTKILGLSGMDCRILLEYQNIHNAGGYYSIVGSIGLVCVVVCIVSYGRILYEICTQKEWRKSLREKSNSSSISPSNIRSGVAQVTSSIQNEELQISELQTGCVDRTKKKSTNSSHNLGNAIRLTISLVIATAVSLIGYLVYVFKKMVDIMNPKIYKNIIQKLSKIIIYKYLQLLIMIVYFDLLVLHNFIVSNILLRGYFVNNAANSIVFCLFDRTFRQECLKLYGKIFVKKKISPA; translated from the exons ATGTCATCAAATGGTACAAATGGAACTCGGACAAGTTTAAGTGAGATAGAATATGAAGAGTTTCTGGACAACTGCATTCCAGCTACAATATTCCTCATATTTCTGTCGGTCGTAGGAACAATTGGCAATATACACACGATATTAGTATATATGTTATCACCGATCATATCAAACTATTCCGTTCGAGTGTTAATCATTTGGATTGCCTCTATTGATCTTACAGCTTGTATTTTTGGTATGCCTTTTGAGAACTTTGTCATGCGGTACAACTACACATTTGCATCTGCCGGTGCTTGCAAATTCTTTAAATTTCTTAGTCACATTAGTACCAGGGCTTCCACACTGTTATTGACTGCAATTGCTATTGAAAGATATAAGATAGTTGTTAAAAATTCCCCGATACTTATTACAAATTCACAAAGGTCGAATGCTATATCTGCTTTTCTGTTAGTATTATCAGTGATATTATCAATTCCAGCCGTAGTATTTTATGGTcttaatgaaaataaaacgaaaattttAGGCCTGTCCGGCATGGATTGCAGAATTTTATTAGAATATCAAAATATACATAATGCAGGAGGTTATTACAGTATTGTAGGAAGTATCGGTTTGGTTTGCGTTGTCGTGTGCATAGTTTCATATGGAAGAatactgtatgaaatttgtactCAGAAAGAATGGAGAAAATCACTAAGAGAGAAATCAAATTCGTCTTCTATTTCACCTTCTAATATAAGATCGGGGGTTGCTCAGGTTACTTCATCTATTCAAAATGAAGAGTTACAAATAAGTGAATTACAAACTGGATGTGTCGACAGGACAAAGAAAAAGTCTACTAATTCATCACACAATCTTGGAAATGCGATTCGATTGACCATTAGCCTCGTGATAGCAACCGCCGTTTCTTTAATAGGATATTTGGTGTATGTTTTCAAGAAAATGGTTGACATAATGAATCCTAAGATATATAAAAACATTATCCAAAAA ctatctaaaataattatatacaaatatttacaattgCTAATCatgattgtttattttgatcttttggtATTACATAACTTTATCGTATCCAATATCTTACTGCGCGGATATTTTGTTAACAATGCAGCCAATTCTATCGTATTTTGTCTCTTTGATAGAACGTTTCGACAGGAATGCTTGAAACTGTACGGAAAAAtatttgtgaagaaaaaaatctcgCCGGCATAA